GGTGTTTGGTTCCGGCGGTGGCGGCGGCATATGCGGCGGCTGCCTCGGCGAGGTTCTGCCTGTGCCCGGCTCCAACTACGGCGCAACCACGGTTGATCTGGCAGCCCCGGGAAAAAATATTTTGAGCACGACGCCCAACAATGGTTATCAGTCACTCTCCGGCACCTCGATGGCAACGCCGCATGTTGCCGGCATTGCGGCGCTGACGCTGGCGCAATTTCCCGCGCTCACCAACATTCAACTCAAAAACCGGTTGATGGCATCCGTGGATGTCAAATCGGGCCTGCAAGGCAAGATGGTTACCGGCGGAATTCTCAACGCCTTCAAAGCCGTGAGTGCGCCGCTGGCTGCTGCGCCTTAAGCTTCACATAAATTTTTGCGTTACTCACACGCCCACTTTCGCACCAGCAAAAGTGGGCGTTTTGTTTTTGGGAAGAAATTTTTGCCGCCGCGTGCAGGCGCGCGCCACAATGGCGAGAGTTGACTTTTGGGTGAGCGTATGATATATTGTTTGCGATGACCAGCCCTCATGAAACCGGATGCCTGCTCCTTCACGGCTTTACGAGCAGCCCCCAAGAAATGGCCGGGCTTGCCGCTTTTCTCACAACGCAAGGCTACATTGTGCAAACGCCGCGCCTGCCGGGCCATGCCACGACCCCGCAAGATTTATTGCGCGTCTCCCACAAGGATTGGCTGGCCACGGCGGAACAATCGTTTCAAAGCCTGCGCAGCAGTACACAGAAGCAAATTGTGATCGGCCTTTCCATGGGCGGCTTGCTGGCACTGCATCTCGCGGCGAACCACACGTTTGCGGGCGTCGTCGCATTAGCGCCGGCGCTGAAACTGCGGCGCTGGGCGAAGATCAGCATAAGCATTTTAGCGCCCTTCAACTATATTCGCCGCAAGCCACGCGGCCCGGATGTTCACGATCCGCAGGGCAAAGCTTTGCTGGATGGCTACCATCATTATCCCATTGCCGCAGCCAAGTCCCTGTTGCGTTTACAGCGCCGGGTGCGCGCCGAATTAAACAAAATCAAAATACCGCTGCTGGCAGTTCATTCACGCCAGGATCATACGGTTCCCCTCAAGGCGCTTGACTATTTATTCGAAAAGGTGCAGTCGCAACCTCGCGAGAAAATGATCGTCGAGGATTCCTATCACGTTCTCACCGTCGATTTTGACCGTGAGAAAATATTCGTTCGCATAGCGGACTTTATCAAGAAAGTAACAAACAGCCAATTTTCCCCCGAAAACGATTCAAAAGCGCAACCGATCACCGGCAAGAAAAATTTATTGTTGCTGAGATCTTAATCGAGCGGCGCTCTTGCATCCTGGGATACGTCGCCCCAAATTTTATTCGCGTACAATAATATGTCCGATGCCTCCAAATCCGAAAAGAAAAAGACCGGCCTGAGCGAACTACGCTCGTTAGCCTCCCTCCTGCCCTATCTTAAAAAATACCGCG
This is a stretch of genomic DNA from Cytophagia bacterium CHB2. It encodes these proteins:
- a CDS encoding alpha/beta fold hydrolase, which gives rise to MTSPHETGCLLLHGFTSSPQEMAGLAAFLTTQGYIVQTPRLPGHATTPQDLLRVSHKDWLATAEQSFQSLRSSTQKQIVIGLSMGGLLALHLAANHTFAGVVALAPALKLRRWAKISISILAPFNYIRRKPRGPDVHDPQGKALLDGYHHYPIAAAKSLLRLQRRVRAELNKIKIPLLAVHSRQDHTVPLKALDYLFEKVQSQPREKMIVEDSYHVLTVDFDREKIFVRIADFIKKVTNSQFSPENDSKAQPITGKKNLLLLRS